From Acidobacteriota bacterium, one genomic window encodes:
- a CDS encoding chromophore lyase CpcT/CpeT: MTKKSGFFAFFCFAALVAAGPAIAQSAKIDKNLKQLGSWMTGSFDTFGQVDEDEEADAKYRHIRALLHVTPVDIPELRDGLAFYVENQQAEARTKPYRQRVYFLTRIDGKITLRIFRISKPEDLINAHKRREALKSLSFDRLSPEVGCDLTYERASKDLFKGRTTGGKACRSSLRGATYTYSESEIGPRRWINLDQGFDDAGNHKWGPPPGTIGHIFLKRE; this comes from the coding sequence ATGACGAAAAAGTCAGGTTTTTTCGCGTTTTTCTGTTTCGCCGCGCTAGTTGCGGCGGGGCCCGCGATCGCGCAATCCGCCAAGATCGACAAGAACCTGAAGCAACTTGGCAGTTGGATGACGGGAAGTTTCGACACTTTCGGGCAGGTTGACGAGGATGAAGAGGCCGACGCGAAGTACCGACATATCCGGGCATTATTGCACGTCACTCCTGTTGATATTCCGGAGCTTAGGGACGGTCTCGCGTTCTATGTCGAAAATCAACAGGCCGAAGCGCGGACAAAGCCGTATCGCCAACGGGTTTACTTTCTGACGCGGATCGACGGAAAAATCACTCTTCGCATCTTTCGCATCTCGAAGCCCGAGGACCTGATCAACGCTCATAAACGGCGGGAGGCGTTGAAGTCGTTGAGCTTCGATCGTCTAAGTCCGGAAGTCGGATGCGATCTGACCTATGAACGCGCCAGCAAAGATCTTTTCAAGGGAAGAACGACTGGCGGAAAGGCTTGCAGATCGAGTCTCCGCGGCGCGACGTACACGTATTCCGAAAGTGAGATCGGACCGAGGCGCTGGATCAACCTGGATCAAGGATTTGACGACGCGGGCAATCACAAGTGGGGACCGCCGCCGGGTACGATCGGACACATTTTTTTGAAGAGGGAATGA
- a CDS encoding long-chain-fatty-acid--CoA ligase, with the protein MIFGGLDSAGDLLARNARNFPDDVGLIFEEKRFTWKELNGRAQAFAGALLRLGLEPGDRVAIYARNSNRWVEALFGLAQVGLVSVTVNYRLTATEVAYIVEDSGAKAIICDESTVANAHQVESQVESVKHVIDSEFFEKLVGDPRSQIADRRSQIAGQAPAMLLYTSGTTGFPKGAVYSHLSLLVGMLVHVHAIASRQTHRVLLPSPLYSAAGIAGIYCAVYVGSQISLINYDVETACATIERDRITFTNLVPTTIQMLLASEVSRRYDLSSLEVLLYGGSPIPEPVLREAMERFPRCGFRQTFATTETGCSGTVLEPAEHRMALEDPIRRHLLRSCGRPQTNVDVAIVDDEWNFLPAGETGEIAIRTEANMIGYWNNPDATAKTIRDGWLRTGDMARRDSDGYFYLVDRKNDMIVSGALNVYPSEVERVLQTHPDVFEVAVIGVPSEKWGEEVKAIVVLKEGSKISDIEIIGYCEGKIAGFKKPKSVAFADRLPRNLTGKILKKELREKYTRNE; encoded by the coding sequence ATGATTTTTGGCGGACTCGATTCAGCAGGCGACCTGCTCGCGCGCAACGCGAGAAATTTTCCCGACGACGTCGGATTGATCTTTGAGGAGAAGCGATTTACCTGGAAGGAGCTCAATGGGCGGGCGCAGGCGTTTGCCGGGGCGTTGCTTCGTCTCGGACTCGAACCCGGCGACCGCGTCGCGATCTATGCCCGGAACTCGAACCGGTGGGTCGAAGCGTTGTTCGGGCTGGCGCAGGTCGGATTGGTTTCCGTCACCGTCAACTATCGGCTGACGGCGACCGAGGTTGCATACATCGTCGAAGATTCGGGCGCAAAGGCGATCATCTGTGACGAATCGACGGTCGCGAACGCGCATCAGGTCGAGTCACAGGTCGAATCCGTGAAGCACGTGATCGATTCGGAGTTCTTTGAAAAACTGGTCGGCGATCCGCGATCGCAAATCGCAGATCGCAGATCGCAAATCGCCGGGCAAGCGCCCGCGATGCTGCTCTATACATCTGGCACGACGGGATTTCCGAAGGGCGCGGTTTATTCGCATCTTTCGCTGCTTGTCGGGATGCTCGTCCACGTCCACGCGATCGCGTCTCGGCAGACTCACCGCGTGTTGCTGCCGTCGCCGCTCTATTCGGCCGCCGGAATTGCGGGAATATATTGCGCCGTCTACGTCGGCTCGCAGATCTCTTTGATAAATTACGACGTCGAAACGGCCTGCGCGACGATCGAACGCGACCGGATTACGTTCACGAATCTCGTTCCGACGACGATCCAGATGCTGCTCGCCTCGGAGGTTTCGCGAAGGTATGACCTGAGCTCGCTCGAAGTCTTGCTTTATGGCGGCTCGCCGATTCCCGAACCGGTCCTGCGTGAGGCGATGGAGCGCTTTCCGAGATGCGGTTTCCGGCAGACCTTCGCGACGACCGAAACGGGTTGCTCGGGAACCGTTCTCGAACCGGCGGAGCATCGGATGGCGCTTGAAGATCCGATTCGCCGGCATTTGCTTCGGTCTTGCGGGCGGCCGCAGACGAACGTCGATGTTGCGATCGTCGACGACGAATGGAACTTCTTGCCGGCGGGCGAGACCGGCGAGATCGCGATCAGGACTGAAGCCAATATGATCGGATACTGGAACAATCCCGACGCGACGGCAAAAACCATCCGCGATGGCTGGCTCCGAACCGGCGATATGGCGCGGCGCGATTCGGACGGGTATTTTTATCTCGTCGATCGAAAGAACGATATGATCGTCTCCGGCGCTTTGAACGTCTATCCGTCCGAGGTCGAACGGGTTTTGCAGACGCATCCGGATGTCTTCGAGGTCGCGGTCATCGGCGTCCCGAGCGAAAAATGGGGCGAAGAGGTCAAGGCGATCGTTGTTTTGAAAGAAGGATCAAAAATTTCCGATATCGAGATCATCGGGTATTGCGAGGGCAAGATCGCCGGATTCAAAAAGCCGAAATCGGTCGCGTTTGCTGATCGATTGCCTCGAAATTTGACGGGAAAGATCTTGAAAAAGGAATTGCGGGAAAAGTACACTCGCAACGAATGA
- a CDS encoding dihydroorotase family protein, which translates to MMRFDSIIKNGTVVFPFHGEVKCEIGIKDGRIASISDSIDANLADEIVDATGKYVFPAAVDSHYHIGIYRPHSIDAESESRTALVGGVGTVISYFRTGHHYLNKTGFYRDIFPEVLELSKGHFYTDYCYHIAPMAAAQLDEVDWLVENAGVGSFKFYMFYKALTLSADSTKGSDYTMAENYDLGHLYELMTRVSAAAAKHRDKARISLSLHCENPELIRVFIERVKQQGLTGLKAYSEGRPPLTEKLSVHEAAILADATGCPINLLHLSSRDALSAGIDVRRAYPNHDIKLETTLHHLALDHEELDRSGIGLKGKVNPPIRTREHSEFLWEGIKRGHVDTVVSDHACCGEEHKRQGVWESLPGFGGSSILYPILLSEGAHKRGVSLSRIAELVSANPARNFGLFPRKGCISIGADADLTIVDMNLEKPIRSDELLSDQDHTPFEGFLTKGWSTQTILRGRVMFDNGKVTDEKRGEFIKRPTALHE; encoded by the coding sequence ATTATGAGATTCGATTCAATCATTAAGAACGGAACGGTCGTTTTCCCGTTTCACGGCGAAGTTAAATGCGAGATCGGTATCAAGGACGGGCGAATCGCATCGATCAGTGATTCGATCGACGCGAATCTTGCGGACGAGATCGTCGACGCGACGGGCAAATACGTATTCCCGGCCGCTGTCGACAGCCATTACCACATCGGGATCTATCGTCCGCATTCGATCGACGCCGAAAGCGAATCGCGCACGGCGCTCGTCGGCGGCGTCGGGACGGTCATCAGTTATTTTCGCACCGGCCATCACTACCTCAACAAGACCGGGTTTTACCGCGACATTTTCCCCGAAGTCCTCGAACTCTCGAAAGGGCACTTCTATACCGATTACTGCTATCACATCGCGCCGATGGCCGCCGCGCAGCTCGACGAGGTCGACTGGCTGGTCGAGAATGCCGGCGTCGGAAGCTTCAAGTTCTATATGTTCTACAAGGCGTTGACCCTTTCGGCGGATTCGACCAAGGGCAGCGATTACACGATGGCCGAAAACTACGATCTCGGGCATCTGTACGAACTGATGACGCGCGTTTCCGCCGCCGCCGCGAAGCATCGCGACAAGGCGCGAATCTCGCTCAGTCTGCATTGCGAGAACCCGGAGTTGATCCGCGTATTCATCGAACGCGTCAAACAGCAGGGGCTGACCGGTCTGAAAGCTTACTCCGAAGGCCGTCCGCCGCTGACCGAAAAACTCTCGGTCCACGAAGCCGCGATCCTTGCCGATGCGACCGGCTGTCCGATCAATCTGCTGCATCTTTCAAGCCGCGACGCGCTCTCGGCCGGCATCGATGTCCGCCGCGCGTATCCGAATCACGACATCAAGCTCGAGACGACGCTTCATCATCTCGCGCTTGATCACGAAGAACTCGACCGCAGTGGAATCGGACTCAAAGGCAAGGTCAATCCGCCGATCCGGACGCGCGAACACAGCGAATTTCTGTGGGAAGGAATCAAGCGCGGACACGTCGATACGGTCGTCTCCGACCACGCCTGCTGCGGCGAGGAACACAAACGCCAGGGTGTTTGGGAATCACTTCCGGGATTTGGAGGAAGTTCGATCCTCTATCCGATTCTGCTCAGCGAAGGCGCGCACAAACGGGGCGTTTCGCTCTCACGGATCGCCGAACTCGTCTCGGCCAATCCGGCGCGAAATTTCGGACTGTTTCCGCGCAAGGGCTGTATCTCGATCGGCGCCGACGCCGACCTGACGATCGTCGATATGAACCTCGAAAAACCGATTCGATCGGACGAGCTTTTGTCGGACCAGGATCACACGCCGTTCGAGGGATTTTTGACCAAAGGCTGGTCGACCCAAACGATCCTGCGCGGCCGCGTGATGTTCGACAACGGCAAGGTGACGGACGAAAAACGCGGCGAATTCATCAAGCGGCCGACCGCTTTGCACGAATGA
- a CDS encoding amidohydrolase, translating to MTKAIDIVVNLWTKEITGCYPPELDQFWDLIGILEMTKKGVTLDEELRLMDEGGIDKGLLVATTGAPVGSSIFFEKPFRQIADVCAAHPRKFKGIIGVNPSQIMTWVRKLETAVKEFGFVGAHLYPHWFGAPPDDRMYYPFYAKCAELGVPIQIQVGHSAQWFLKTVAQPITLDRVAIDFPELKIIGIHIGHPWTEEMISMAWKHKNVFIGTDAHLPKYWDKSLIKFINSRGQDKVMFGTDWPVIGFKRSIDEIDKLELREGPKRKLLVENAVRVYGLEDWA from the coding sequence ATGACGAAAGCAATCGACATCGTCGTCAATCTCTGGACGAAGGAGATCACCGGCTGTTATCCGCCGGAGCTTGATCAGTTCTGGGATCTGATCGGAATTCTCGAGATGACGAAAAAGGGCGTCACGCTCGACGAAGAACTGCGGCTGATGGACGAAGGCGGGATCGACAAAGGCCTGCTCGTCGCGACGACGGGTGCGCCGGTCGGGTCGAGCATATTCTTTGAAAAACCGTTCCGACAGATCGCCGACGTATGCGCGGCGCATCCCCGCAAGTTCAAGGGGATCATCGGCGTAAATCCTTCGCAGATAATGACTTGGGTGAGAAAACTCGAGACTGCGGTAAAGGAATTCGGTTTCGTCGGAGCGCATCTTTACCCGCATTGGTTCGGCGCTCCGCCGGACGACCGGATGTATTACCCGTTCTACGCAAAGTGCGCCGAACTCGGGGTGCCGATCCAGATCCAGGTAGGGCATTCGGCGCAGTGGTTCCTGAAAACTGTCGCGCAGCCGATCACGCTCGACCGCGTCGCTATCGATTTTCCGGAATTGAAGATCATCGGCATCCACATCGGTCATCCCTGGACCGAGGAGATGATCTCGATGGCGTGGAAGCACAAGAACGTCTTTATCGGAACCGACGCGCATCTGCCGAAATACTGGGACAAGTCGCTGATCAAATTCATCAATTCGCGCGGTCAGGACAAGGTGATGTTCGGCACCGATTGGCCGGTGATCGGTTTCAAACGCTCGATCGACGAGATCGATAAGCTCGAACTTCGCGAAGGTCCGAAGCGGAAGTTACTTGTCGAAAACGCGGTTCGGGTATACGGATTGGAAGATTGGGCCTGA
- a CDS encoding DUF4437 domain-containing protein: protein MARKHIEPFVDREVAFKRLELKGIPSGYNYKMLSIDEDTGACTMTVQWDAGYKQPPSVAYSELEIFIMDGEMAVGDKIWRKGGYFFVPRGVSLPAFSTEKGCFALVMYNDSEPHVIESDADMDGAERSGLIQLATYDEMPWQVPTLFPQTASGCLLKLLRFDEKTHAMTFLYTMTPGFQQDNISYHDCAEEAYHVWGTSWMMQFGDLPTGGYFWRPAYVNHGSFYSEHGILGFGRTDGELHNHFHYNPYSNPEENADRAAARLIRQKPELNKWMHTHGHNHIDFEHPDDHYSVDSESDRIHSHIHDHMHEHGIEHSHD, encoded by the coding sequence ATGGCACGAAAACACATTGAACCGTTTGTCGATCGCGAAGTCGCGTTCAAACGATTGGAACTGAAAGGAATTCCTTCGGGTTACAACTACAAGATGCTCTCGATCGACGAGGATACCGGCGCCTGCACGATGACCGTTCAGTGGGACGCCGGCTACAAACAGCCGCCGTCGGTCGCCTATTCCGAACTTGAGATCTTCATAATGGACGGCGAAATGGCCGTCGGCGACAAGATCTGGCGCAAGGGCGGCTACTTTTTCGTTCCTCGAGGAGTTTCTCTGCCGGCGTTTTCGACCGAGAAAGGCTGTTTCGCGCTCGTGATGTACAACGATTCGGAGCCGCACGTGATCGAATCGGACGCGGATATGGACGGAGCGGAACGTTCGGGACTTATCCAACTCGCGACCTATGACGAAATGCCCTGGCAGGTGCCGACGCTCTTTCCGCAAACCGCCTCCGGCTGTTTGCTCAAACTTCTCCGGTTCGATGAGAAAACGCACGCAATGACGTTTTTGTACACGATGACGCCCGGATTCCAGCAGGACAACATCTCCTATCACGACTGTGCCGAAGAGGCGTACCACGTCTGGGGAACGTCTTGGATGATGCAGTTCGGAGATTTGCCGACGGGCGGCTATTTCTGGCGTCCGGCGTATGTGAATCACGGATCGTTCTACAGCGAGCACGGCATTCTCGGTTTCGGGCGCACCGACGGCGAACTGCACAACCATTTCCATTACAATCCGTATTCGAATCCTGAAGAGAACGCCGATCGCGCCGCGGCGCGACTGATACGCCAGAAGCCGGAACTTAACAAATGGATGCATACGCACGGCCATAACCATATCGACTTCGAACATCCGGACGATCATTACTCCGTCGATTCCGAGAGCGATCGCATCCACAGTCACATTCACGATCATATGCACGAGCACGGGATCGAACATTCGCACGATTAG
- a CDS encoding GntR family transcriptional regulator, with the protein MAKQKITFASSRIPLYYQLENVLREKITSGGFEPGDRMPTEIELIEEYGVSRITVRQALQALADDGLIERKQGRGTVISARKSRKKRFTGTIHLTGSLDELIEMGMDTPVKVLEMNRVEADQHEAELLEIKVGTPIYRLKRLRLHDNKPFGLIINYLPEDIGSALTMAELSSGALLHTMEAKLGINLDNAMQQIHAELADPYVAKLLDVRVGTALLSIERTVYTNENKPVEYVHTLYRSDIYGYSVKLIRDSKKKET; encoded by the coding sequence ATGGCTAAACAAAAAATCACTTTCGCAAGTTCGCGGATCCCGCTGTATTACCAACTGGAAAATGTCCTTCGCGAAAAGATCACCTCCGGCGGGTTTGAACCGGGCGACCGTATGCCGACCGAGATCGAACTGATCGAGGAATACGGCGTTTCGCGCATCACCGTCAGGCAGGCGCTTCAGGCGCTTGCGGATGACGGCCTGATCGAACGGAAACAGGGTCGCGGAACCGTCATTTCCGCGCGTAAGTCTCGGAAAAAGCGATTTACCGGGACGATCCATCTGACAGGTTCGCTCGACGAATTGATCGAGATGGGAATGGACACGCCGGTCAAGGTCCTCGAGATGAACCGCGTCGAAGCGGACCAACACGAGGCAGAACTGCTCGAGATCAAGGTCGGAACGCCGATCTATCGCTTGAAGCGGCTTCGCCTGCACGATAACAAGCCCTTCGGACTGATCATCAACTATCTGCCGGAAGACATCGGCTCGGCGCTGACGATGGCCGAACTCTCGAGCGGCGCGCTGCTCCATACGATGGAGGCCAAACTCGGCATAAATCTCGACAACGCTATGCAGCAGATCCACGCCGAACTCGCTGACCCGTATGTCGCAAAATTGCTCGACGTGCGGGTCGGTACCGCACTGCTCTCGATCGAACGGACGGTGTACACGAACGAGAACAAGCCGGTCGAATATGTCCACACGCTATACCGGAGCGATATTTACGGGTATTCGGTGAAGCTTATCCGGGACAGCAAGAAGAAGGAAACGTAG